The following are from one region of the Bactrocera oleae isolate idBacOlea1 chromosome 6, idBacOlea1, whole genome shotgun sequence genome:
- the LOC106627441 gene encoding uncharacterized protein isoform X3 has translation MQLEDPRGRYKQLQNERCSTESIAMQPINGSPYHVYPSNNLQAVRAFHAGPCTNTSLHNMSSSPLLSSRGNLELSPLRMQRSSLTQTPRLGNMSRRSTIQETSFTNPIDTDLVVNKIQNMFPTASEDHIRLLLKKYYNREAVVISALQVEKHPVTMPGPYVTPPAQRHLYHSNTVFNLTPPTRRLDKGITARGLNGSVAVGSSSRTASPLPGGRFGSVTSVHGGVGGGGGGYMAAAAAAAMPFHQGSPRFEQWRSSPKPHSSPKMKLRYLKTIFPKADEMVLLDILASSDNNVQTASEKLISMGYTKRDFIPPKISHRSDHEAAHAAAAAKRAADEAIKPLQPKVYTAEEKATIQAHMKEKFPQLAERIILMALESVNYAEDRAMQILYIVQEEDELHAKKNAAAATDAAMQSVSGLDAEVILGAAADGMHATVGGTGADDSIITVVVKTPLNSYNDDIKSCQNASAIHIPFSATPFTSTSTSTSLPSASLPSPSSSSLPQSSAKNSAFKYYTKINATRNTGTKKVAFPSINLTTPSATTTQTILSNSPTSIERNEKESKAAIVIAASDVVDSLPNSSKIINPSVTTTSISVSPSKALKELHISSELPSTSSAASTSNLVSNEYQKITTKSILARCNTYASGIQGYLHGTNYNKASVTVSAAAKTSVSILDKLKLTRLREKTETLNATQQDSTDGEGTYKQRQDFKSIIGRITTSGHSAHLAKGADESLLLADYVTWNGANPDMPQGNNQKQLAQGPDAGKLSERSYTPIGRNPELCKGAQKGLAKGSIYALLAAAGNTKTTNIKCN, from the exons ATGCAGTTGGAGGACCCGCGCGGCCGCTATAAACAGTTGCAGAACGAACGCTGCTCCACCGAATCCATAGCGATGCAG CCAATAAACGGCTCACCCTATCACGTGTATCCAAGCAACAATTTGCAGGCAGTACGTGCCTTTCACGCCGGTCCTTGCACCAACACAAGTTTGCATAACATGTCATCCAGTCCGTTGTTGTCCTCTCGCGGAAATTTG GAATTATCACCGCTGCGTATGCAACGCTCCTCACTGACACAGACGCCACGCTTGGGTAATATGTCCCGACGTTCGACCATACAGGAGACTTCCTTCACAAATCCTATTGACACGGATTTGgtggtaaataaaatacaaaatatgtttCCCACCGCCAGCGAGGATCACATTCGTTTGCTGCTTAAAAA GTATTACAATCGCGAGGCCGTCGTCATTAGCGCCTTACAAGTGGAGAAACATCCGGTCACCATGCCTGGTCCCTATGTCACGCCGCCGGCCCAACGTCATCTCTATCATAGCAACACCGTCTTTAATTTGACACCACCGACGCGCCGCCTGGATAAGGGCATAACGGCACGCGGCCTCAATGgcagtgttgcagttggcagcAGCTCACGCACAGCCAGTCCTCTGCCGGGCGGCCGTTTTGGTAGTGTCACAAGCGTGCATGGTGGCGTTGGCGGCGGTGGCGGTGGCTATATGGCTGCAGCAGCTGCCGCGGCCATGCCGTTTCATCAGGGTTCGCCGCGTTTTGAACAATGGCGCAGTTCACCGAAGCCGCACTCGTCGCCGAAGATGAAATTGAG ATATTTGAAAACGATTTTCCCCAAAGCAGATGAAATGGTACTGCTAGACATACTTGCCAGCTCGGACAATAATGTACAAACAGCTTccgagaaacttatttcgatgGGCTATACAAAACGCGATTTTATACCACCAAAAATATCACATCGCTCTGATCACGAAGCCGCCCACGCAGCCGCAGCAGCCAAACGGGCTGCCGATGAGGCGATTAAACCGTTGCAACCAAAAGTTTATACAGCGGAGGAGAAAGCAACAA TACAAGCGCATATGAAGGAGAAGTTTCCGCAGTTAGCTGAACGCATTATACTCATGGCACTGGAATCGGTCAACTATGCTGAGGATCGTGCTATGCAAATTCTTTATATTGTGCAAGAAGAGGATGAGCTGCATGCCAAGAAGAATGCCGCTGCTGCCACCGATGCAGCAATGCAATCGGTGAGTGGACTTGATGCCGAAGTTATTTTGGGTGCAGCAGCAGACGGTATGCATGCCACAGTTGGTGGCACCGGCGCTGATGATAG TATCATCACTGTTGTTGTCAAAACACCGTTAAATAGCTACAACGATGACATCAAAAGCTGTCAAAATGCTTCAGCGATACATATCCCATTTTCGGCCACACCATTTACATCAACATCAACATCAACATCATTACCATCAGCATCATTACCatcaccatcatcatcatcgcTTCCACAATCTTCAGCAAAAAACAGCGCTTTCAAATATTACACAAAAATCAACGCCACCCGAAATACTGGTACCAAAAAGGTAGCATTTCCCTCCATAAACCTAACCACACCCTCTGCAACTACTACACAGACTATACTTTCTAATTCACCCACTTCCATTGAACGCAACGAAAAGGAATCAAAAGCGGCAATTGTAATAGCAGCTAGTGATGTCGTTGACTCCTTACCCAACTCATCAAAAATCATTAATCCATCAGTTACGACCACATCAATCTCTGTATCACCGTCCAAAGCTCTGAAAGAACTTCATATATCATCCGAATTGCCATCCACATCGTCAGCAGCATCAACTTCTAATCTAGTATCCAATGAGTATCAGAAAATTACTACAAAAAGCATACTGGCGCGTTGCAATACTTATGCCTCTGGCATCCAGGGATATCTGCATGGCACGAATTACAATAAAGCTTCAGTCACAGTCTCTGCTGCTGCCAAAACTTCGGTTTCTATTTTGGACAAATTGAAATTGACTCGTTTGCGCGAAAAGACCGAAACACTAAA CGCCACACAGCAAGATTCCACAGATGGCGAGGGAACTTATAAGCAGCGCCAAGATTTTAAGTCTATCATAGGCCGTATAACCACAAGTGGACACAGCGCACATTTGGCTAAAGGCGCTGATGAGAGTTTGTTGCT CGCCGACTATGTGACCTGGAATGGCGCCAATCCAGATATGCCACAAGGgaataatcaaaaacaattgGCACAGGGTCCAGATGCCGGTAAATTAAGTGAGCGCAGCTATACACCCATCGGACGCAATCCGGAACTTTGCAAAGGTGCCCAAAAGGGTTTAGCTAAAGGTAGCATTTATGCTCTACTCGCTGCAGCTGGCAATACGAAAACGACAAAcattaaatgtaattaa